ACCGCGTCGTCGCGCCATTCACCACCAGCTGCGGCGCCTGCCCTGCGTGCGGGAGTGGACTCACATCGCGCTGCGTCCGCGGCCAGCTCTTCGGCTGGGTGGAGAACGGCCGCGGGCTGCACGGCGCGCAGGCGGAGCTGGTGCGCGTACCGCTCGCGGACACGACGCTCGTGCTGGTGCCTGACGTGCTGCACGATGATGCTCTGGCGCTGCTCGCCGGCGATGTGCTGTCCACGGCGCTCTTCGCGGCGGAGCTGGCGGATGTCCGCGCAGGCGATGCCGTCGCGATCGTCGGCTGCGGACCGGTCGGACTGCTGGCCATCAGGGCGGCGCTCGCACGCGGCGCGCGCGAGGTGTTCGCCCTGGACGCAGTGTCGTCACGGCTGGCGATCGCCGAACGGTTCGGCGCGACGACCGTGCGGATCGGTGACTCTGACGCGATGACATTCGTGCGCCAGCGCACCGGCGGGCGCGGCGTTGATCGCGTCATCGAGGCCGTCGGATCCGCGCAGGCGACGCGCTCGGCCGCCGACCTCCTGCGTCCCGGCGGCACCCTCGCCGCCGTCGGTGTCCACACCGAGCCGCACCTCGCGCTCTCACCCGGCGAGATCTACGACCGGAACCTCACGTACGCTTCCGGCCGCTGCCCGGCGCGACGCATGCTGCCCGCTGCGCTCGAGCTGGCGCAGCGCGACGCGCGGCTGCTCGGCGAGCTGATCTCGCACCGGCTGCCGCTGTCGGAGGGTGTGGAGGCGTATCGCCGGCTCGCGGCGCGGGAAGAGGGGTGGGCGAAGGTGGTGCTGGTGCCGGCGCCGTCGGCGTCGTCGGCGTCGTCGGCGTCGTCGGCGTCGTCGGCGTCGTCGGACGCGGAACCCGTTCTGCAGAATGGCGCACTGTAACATGGGCGCGGCCGACCGTGCGGCGACTGTCATACGTGAACAGCCCGCTCGGCTGTGAGGACCGGCCATTCTGCAGAACGGGTTCCGCGTCCGGTTGGCGCGGGGGGCTCGGCTGGCGCTGGCGCTAGGCTGGCGCTGGCGGCTGGGCTACCAGTTCGTCTCGTCCGCCCGATCCTTCGGCCCGATCCGACCCTTCGCGGACTCCAGTAGCGCAGCCGCATC
The genomic region above belongs to Longimicrobiales bacterium and contains:
- a CDS encoding alcohol dehydrogenase catalytic domain-containing protein, giving the protein MRAIIFEDVETLSLATVAEPVIVDAGDVIVQVHAAGICGSDLHPYLGRERGLDRGTIMGHELVGRVVEVGSDVHTFRRGDRVVAPFTTSCGACPACGSGLTSRCVRGQLFGWVENGRGLHGAQAELVRVPLADTTLVLVPDVLHDDALALLAGDVLSTALFAAELADVRAGDAVAIVGCGPVGLLAIRAALARGAREVFALDAVSSRLAIAERFGATTVRIGDSDAMTFVRQRTGGRGVDRVIEAVGSAQATRSAADLLRPGGTLAAVGVHTEPHLALSPGEIYDRNLTYASGRCPARRMLPAALELAQRDARLLGELISHRLPLSEGVEAYRRLAAREEGWAKVVLVPAPSASSASSASSASSASSDAEPVLQNGAL